In Antennarius striatus isolate MH-2024 chromosome 10, ASM4005453v1, whole genome shotgun sequence, one DNA window encodes the following:
- the LOC137602682 gene encoding neuronal acetylcholine receptor subunit non-alpha-2-like isoform X2, translating to MKLTVLLLLSVSYPVSLVNIPAQNEFVSLAEMEDALLKNLFQGYQRWVRPIQHANDTIKVRFGLKISQLVDVDEKNQLMTTNVWLCQEWIDYKLRWNPEKYGGITSIRVPSENIWLPDIVLYENADGRFEGSLMTKAIVRYNGAITWTPPASYKSACTMDVTFFPFDRQNCTMKFGSWTYDGNMVDLILIDKQVDRKDFFDNGEWEILSATGAKGNRKDGLYSYPFITYSFILKRLPLFYTLFLIIPCLGLSFLTVLVFYLPSDEGEKLSLSTSVLVSLTVFLLVIEEIIPSSSKKLPRLLCMRGHTDRYHYPELAPDSPELKPRSGGRRGGQRANSGAHGQTASEGKEEEAWATMLDKAIYSVRYISRHIRKEHFIREVVQDWKFVAQVLDRIFLWAFLTVSVLGTILIFTPALQKFMKIIPPIASEDPPSN from the exons CACAAAATGAGTTTGTGTCCTTGGCAGAGATGGAGGACGCTTTACTGAAGAACCTTTTTCAGGGCTACCAGCGGTGGGTCAGGCCCATCCAGCACGCCAACGACACCATTAAAGTACGCTTTGGACTCAAGATCTCCCAACTGGTGGATGTG gATGAGAAAAACCAACTGATGACGACTAACGTTTGGTTGTGTCAG GAGTGGATCGATTACAAACTGCGATGGAATCCAGAGAAATATGGAGGAATAACATCAATCAGAGTTCCTTCTGAAAACATCTGGCTCCCAGATATCGTCCTTTATGAAAA CGCTGATGGTCGGTTTGAGGGCTCTCTCATGACTAAAGCCATTGTGAGGTACAATGGTGCCATCACCTGGACACCACCTGCTAGctacaaatcagcctgcactaTGGACGTCACCTTCTTCCCTTTCGATCGACAGAACTGCACAATGAAGTTTGGCTCCTGGACTTACGATGGAAACATGGTGGACCTGATTCTGATAGATAAACAGGTAGACCGGAAGGACTTCTTCGATAATGGGGAGTGGGAGATCCTCAGTGCCACTGGTGCTAAAGGGAACAGGAAGGATGGCTTGTATTCGTATCCATTCATTACTTACTCCTTTATTCTGAAGAGATTGCCCTTGTTCTACaccctcttcctcatcatcccTTGCTTGGGTTTGTCCTTTCTGACTGTCTTAGTGTTTTACCTTCCCTCAGATGAAGGAGAGAAGCTGTCACTCTCTACCTCTGTCCTTGTGTCACTCACTGTGTTCCTCCTAGTCATTGAAGAAATCATTCCCTCCTCTTCCAAG AAACTTCCAAGGTTGCTCTGCATGCGTGGACACACTGACCGCTACCACTACCCTGAGCTGGCTCCTGACAGCCCGGAGCTGAAGCCTAGGTCTGGAGGTCGGAGAGGAGGTCAGAGGGCAAACAGTGGGGCCCATGGACAGACGGCCTCCgaaggaaaggaagaggaggcctGGGCGACCATGTTGGACAAGGCTATCTATTCAGTGCGCTACATCAGCAGACATATCCGGAAAGAGCATTTCATCCGAGAG GTAGTGCAAGACTGGAAATTTGTTGCACAGGTGTTGGATAGGATCTTCCTCTGGGCCTTCCTCACTGTCTCTGTATTGGGGACCATCCTCATCTTTACTCCAGCTCTGCAAAAGTTTATGAAAATCATTCCCCCAATTGCAAGTGAAGATCCACCTTCAAATTAG
- the LOC137602684 gene encoding neuronal acetylcholine receptor subunit alpha-7-like — MRFPKFLGPCSFWFCICATMLFKGSLQGEYQRKLYKELLSNYNRLERPVVNDSAPILVELGMTLLQIIDVDEKNQVLMTNAWLQLYWTDIYLSWNPESYPGVQNLRFPSDQVWTPDILLYNSADERFDATFHTNVLVNASGYCQYIPPGILKSTCYIDVRWFPFDVQKCNLKFGSWTHNGWLLDLQMLDVDTSTYIPNGEWDLVGVPAKRNELYYECCKEPYPDVTFTVTMRRRTLYYGLNLLIPCVLISGLALLVFLLPADSGEKISLGITVLLSLTVFMLLVAEIMPATSDSVPLIAQYFASTMMIVGMSVVVTVIVLQFHHHDPHGGKMPKWIRVVLLNWCAWFLRMKQPGEGRKRPGYKYRHTSQHNSSTSSIEMGTVPSLGVPLSQTSCPPCPTGTSNGSMNLYFGNYHPIESSHCPTSSDSGVALGGRAHGSPSDEAELPGGVGSVGGLGMGAAGAMGISMPPPEIQHILEEVAYIAQRFRDQDEAEAICSEWKFAAAVVDRLCLVAFSLFSIICTFTILMSAPNFIEAVSKDFT; from the exons ATGCGATTCCCGAAGTTTTTGGGACCATGTTCGTTTTGGTTTTGCATTTGCGCGACCATGCTTTTCAAAG GATCCCTGCAGGGAGAATACCAGAGGAAGCTATACAAGGAACTGCTTTCCAACTATAACCGACTGGAGCGACCTGTGGTCAACGACTCAGCCCCCATCTTGGTGGAATTGGGCATGACACTACTGCAGATCATAGATGTG GATGAGAAGAACCAAGTGCTAATGACCAATGCCTGGCTGCAGCTG TACTGGACTGACATCTACCTGAGCTGGAATCCAGAAAGCTACCCTGGTGTCCAGAACCTTCGATTCCCCTCAGACCAGGTCTGGACCCCTGACATCCTCCTTTACAACAG TGCGGACGAGCGGTTTGATGCCACCTTCCACACTAATGTTCTTGTGAATGCATCGGGTTACTGTCAGTACATCCCCCCAGGCATCTTGAAGAGTACGTGCTACATCGACGTGCGCTGGTTCCCTTTCGACGTACAAAAGTGCAACTTGAAGTTTGGCTCCTGGACTCACAACGGATGGCTGCTGGACCTCCAGATGCTGGATGTGGATACATCCACCTACATACCCAATGGGGAGTGGGACCTTGTAG GTGTGCCAGCAAAGCGCAATGAATTATACTACGAGTGCTGCAAGGAGCCTTACCCTGATGTAACATTCACGGTCACCATGCGCCGCAGGACTTTATATTATGGCCTCAATTTGCTCATCCCCTGTGTGTTGATCTCTGGCTTGGCCCTGCTGGTCTTCTTGCTACCTGCAGACTCTGGAGAAAAGATTTCTTTGG GCATCACCGTGCTCCTTTCACTAACCGTTTTCATGCTGCTGGTAGCAGAGATCATGCCTGCCACATCCGACTCTGTTCCTCTCATCG CCCAGTACTTTGCCAGCACCATGATGATTGTGGGAATGTCTGTGGTGGTGACAGTTATCGTCCTGCAGTTCCATCATCATGACCCTCATGGAGGCAAAATGCCCAAATGG ATTCGTGTGGTTCTGCTGAACTGGTGTGCCTGGTTTCTTCGAATGAAACAACCAGGGGAAGGGCGCAAGCGGCCAGGTTACAAATACCGTCACACCTCCCAACACAACTCCAGCACAAGCTCCATAGAGATGGGCACTGTACCAAGCCTGGGTGTGCCCCTCTCTCAGACTTCTTGCCCACCTTGTCCCACAGGCACCTCCAATGGTTCGATGAACCTCTACTTTGGCAACTACCACCCCATAGAGAGCTCACACTGTCCGACTTCAAGCGACTCCGGGGTAGCACTGGGTGGACGTGCCCATGGCTCCCCAAGTGATGAAGCTGAGTTACCTGGAGGAGTTGGCAGTGTTGGAGGCCTTGGCATGGGAGCTGCGGGGGCTATGGGCATCAGCATGCCCCCACCAGAGATTCAGCACATTTTGGAGGAGGTGGCGTACATAGCCCAGCGATTCCGAGACCAGGATGAGGCAGAGGCCATCTGCAGTGAATGGAAGTTTGCAGCAGCAGTGGTGGACCGGCTGTGCCTGGTTGCgttctctcttttttccatcatttgCACGTTCACCATCCTTATGTCAGCTCCAAACTTCATAGAGGCTGTATCAAAAGACTTCACATAA
- the LOC137602682 gene encoding neuronal acetylcholine receptor subunit non-alpha-2-like isoform X1, with amino-acid sequence MKLTVLLLLSVSYPVSLVNIPAQNEFVSLAEMEDALLKNLFQGYQRWVRPIQHANDTIKVRFGLKISQLVDVDEKNQLMTTNVWLCQEWIDYKLRWNPEKYGGITSIRVPSENIWLPDIVLYENADGRFEGSLMTKAIVRYNGAITWTPPASYKSACTMDVTFFPFDRQNCTMKFGSWTYDGNMVDLILIDKQVDRKDFFDNGEWEILSATGAKGNRKDGLYSYPFITYSFILKRLPLFYTLFLIIPCLGLSFLTVLVFYLPSDEGEKLSLSTSVLVSLTVFLLVIEEIIPSSSKVIPLIGEYLLFIMIFVTLSIIVTVFVINVHHRSSATYHPMSPWVRNLFLQKLPRLLCMRGHTDRYHYPELAPDSPELKPRSGGRRGGQRANSGAHGQTASEGKEEEAWATMLDKAIYSVRYISRHIRKEHFIREVVQDWKFVAQVLDRIFLWAFLTVSVLGTILIFTPALQKFMKIIPPIASEDPPSN; translated from the exons CACAAAATGAGTTTGTGTCCTTGGCAGAGATGGAGGACGCTTTACTGAAGAACCTTTTTCAGGGCTACCAGCGGTGGGTCAGGCCCATCCAGCACGCCAACGACACCATTAAAGTACGCTTTGGACTCAAGATCTCCCAACTGGTGGATGTG gATGAGAAAAACCAACTGATGACGACTAACGTTTGGTTGTGTCAG GAGTGGATCGATTACAAACTGCGATGGAATCCAGAGAAATATGGAGGAATAACATCAATCAGAGTTCCTTCTGAAAACATCTGGCTCCCAGATATCGTCCTTTATGAAAA CGCTGATGGTCGGTTTGAGGGCTCTCTCATGACTAAAGCCATTGTGAGGTACAATGGTGCCATCACCTGGACACCACCTGCTAGctacaaatcagcctgcactaTGGACGTCACCTTCTTCCCTTTCGATCGACAGAACTGCACAATGAAGTTTGGCTCCTGGACTTACGATGGAAACATGGTGGACCTGATTCTGATAGATAAACAGGTAGACCGGAAGGACTTCTTCGATAATGGGGAGTGGGAGATCCTCAGTGCCACTGGTGCTAAAGGGAACAGGAAGGATGGCTTGTATTCGTATCCATTCATTACTTACTCCTTTATTCTGAAGAGATTGCCCTTGTTCTACaccctcttcctcatcatcccTTGCTTGGGTTTGTCCTTTCTGACTGTCTTAGTGTTTTACCTTCCCTCAGATGAAGGAGAGAAGCTGTCACTCTCTACCTCTGTCCTTGTGTCACTCACTGTGTTCCTCCTAGTCATTGAAGAAATCATTCCCTCCTCTTCCAAGGTGATCCCTCTCATTGGAGAGTACTTGCTGTTCATTATGATCTTTGTTACGCTCTCAATCATCGTCACTGTCTTTGTCATCAATGTGCACCACCGTTCCTCAGCCACCTACCACCCCATGTCGCCGTGGGTTCGTAATCTCTTCCTTCAGAAACTTCCAAGGTTGCTCTGCATGCGTGGACACACTGACCGCTACCACTACCCTGAGCTGGCTCCTGACAGCCCGGAGCTGAAGCCTAGGTCTGGAGGTCGGAGAGGAGGTCAGAGGGCAAACAGTGGGGCCCATGGACAGACGGCCTCCgaaggaaaggaagaggaggcctGGGCGACCATGTTGGACAAGGCTATCTATTCAGTGCGCTACATCAGCAGACATATCCGGAAAGAGCATTTCATCCGAGAG GTAGTGCAAGACTGGAAATTTGTTGCACAGGTGTTGGATAGGATCTTCCTCTGGGCCTTCCTCACTGTCTCTGTATTGGGGACCATCCTCATCTTTACTCCAGCTCTGCAAAAGTTTATGAAAATCATTCCCCCAATTGCAAGTGAAGATCCACCTTCAAATTAG
- the LOC137602683 gene encoding uncharacterized protein C3orf85-like, whose amino-acid sequence MRFVFLFVLLSGAFAAPFLKEKEAKSLIRLKRQSGYWDPHHSQNQWGYTIQEQVNEYWTALRTDAQYYMDMGNLMFDRSVATENNRMYMEMLRNARAHLDSQTGGHR is encoded by the exons ATGaggtttgttttcctgtttgttcttttgAGCG GGGCTTTTGCGGCTCCATTTCTGAAGGAAAAGGAGGCAAAAAGTTTGATCAGGCTGAAGAGACAGTCTGGATACTGGGATCCACACCACTCTCAGAACCAGTGGGGATACACCATTCAGGAACAG gtTAACGAGTACTGGACTGCCCTACGAACAGACGCTCAGTACTACATGGACATGGGTAATCTGATGTTTGACCGCTCTGTGGCTAC GGAAAACAACAGGATGTATATGGAGATGCTGCGTAATGCACGAGCCCACCTGGACAGCCAGACAGGGGgacacagataa